The Medicago truncatula cultivar Jemalong A17 chromosome 7, MtrunA17r5.0-ANR, whole genome shotgun sequence genome includes the window aaataaaaaaaatctattttttcgaaaatttaattttcacatttttttttcaaaatttataattttaacagtttttatgtcaaaaaattaagtttttgaaaattttaaatttcaaagtttttttggaaatattttatgatttttaaaaaaataattttcagatttttttttaattacgtgATAGTCAGCGCCACATgacaaaagttgcacagtcaacAACTGACACGTGGCGAATAACATGCCAAGTCAGCCATGTAGTGGGGCCagagacctttttcaaacaatttttttttagagagatgtatttcaattttttttttacagggacgaaaatcaataCTAGCCATTATTACAGGAATGATTAACATATTTATTGAAGGGATAcattagaagagagaaaacaaattataaatttaagagaccacaaattataaaaacttaaaggatcttgctaaccattgcccttaaaaaagttaaaagtagcatgtttgcattggtttcaacaacattttgacttttaaaaaattaaatttatcacttttcatcaatttataatactatatttatatttttatccctTGTCTAATGCCCAAGAATGGTTAGCCTTCTTCAAACTTAAAAAGTGAATCTTATGATTAAAAGAAGAAGTGAGCATAACCATGTGGTTTGCATAGCATAGTTACGATGGTGATGCGGGTAATGGATAGCAATAATGAGAATGAAAAGAAGATCAAAGGGCTATTAATTGAGTGACAATAAGAGCGCGAGTGTATgtgttgttttgatttccccAATTCAACGCCCAACTTAGTGATGAGTGTCGACGTTACACGTTTTccctcttttcttttcattctctctctttctcgtTTTCCTGTTTAGATCTTAACTTTCCTCTTCCTCATCTTCACAGGTATTTCCACTTTTCTCTTCATTTATTCATTCATCACTACTTcaccaattattattattagatgtttttcatttttcataaattatttcattgttgtgattgtaattaattaatgatcGACACTCGCAGAGGAATAGGTTTTGGTTGTTTCGATGGCTGCTCCACCTGCCAGAGCTCGTGCTGATTACGATTATCTCATTAAACTTCTCCTAATCGGTGATAGCGGTACcatttttgtttggataaattCTTCTGATCTTGTATTTGGCATTGAAAATTCgaatttattgttatttgtttaCTAAATTGAAAGCTATGTTTGGCATCACTctgaattttcaaaatccataCTCCGTAACTTTCACGAAATCAAGATGTGATTATGGCAAACTCACCCTGATACCAAACAAGTACTTAGTATTTTGTATCTGATTATGCTATTGTTCATATTGGTAGGTGTTGGtaaaagttgtcttttattgCGTTTCTCTGATGGGTCTTTTACAACTAGTTTTATCACAACCATTGGGTAGGTTTCTTTTGTGCAATCATGTAATATTTGGTTCCGTTTTATTCTTTTGTCTCTATCTGTTGTGGTGGTGAGATGGCTCTGATGTCActggattattttatttttattcttcagCATTGACTTCAAAATAAGGACAATTGAGCTTGATGGAAAGCGAATCAAATTGCAAATATGGGACACAGCCGGTCAAGAGCGGTTTCGAACTATCACAACTGGTTAGTGTGTAAttgaaatttcataaatatagaCACAGCTAGAAGCCTATAATGTTTTACACTATGTTTGGAACTGCGTTGGTCTACCATTTCTCACGTCCTAATGTCCTCTGGCCATGATTTTTGTGAAGCTAGAAGTTGGAGCTTCAGACTTAACACAATTCGTCCTTTTTCCACCGCCAATACAAACAACTATTTAATGCAAGCTCCATTGTGATTTTTCATGTACGGAATTTTTATGggcttgtttggataaacaacttatttgtagTTTACAGCAcatgcgcttatcatgataagcgcttatataAGCTTGCATAATGTATTTTTTAGCAAAAGATAATACaatatataagttgttttacatgAATCACTAATTGCACTCTACGTGTATTCATATTTTGAAAGTTCTGtaagattttttcattttcaacactAAAAAATACCACTTTAAGCATGTGACTCGATAATCATTCAAAAACTCATCTCTCAATTGATTACATATTTAATTCTTCACAAAATTAAtattagggtgtgtttggatggagggtttgggaggggaagggagaggagggtttacttttcatttttgaatTACGGACACTATAAaatgttttataaaaagttaacatatcaACCTGATAAacaatcatataatacttcaatcacacttaatttattttagaaaaacatgttatatattccgtaatttaaaaacaaaaagtaaaccTCCCCTCccaaaccctcaatccaaataCACCCTTAGAGAACTTCTTTCATGGTTTGAGTTTCCATTTAGCGGGGGCAAGACATTGTTTGTTTGATATATGTAACTGATTCCACCTAATGGAAAAGgcctttgttgttgttgtaatatTATGTTGTATAATGTTTCTTAgtctttcaaatttaaatatcaattaGCTTCTGCTATGATTTCGTATATGTAAATTGTTGAGCTCTGTCACAAGTATTATTCCTTCCTTTGCAGCTTACTACCGTGGAGCCATGGGTATTTTGCTTGTATATGACGTTACTGACGAGTCTTCTTTTAACAGTAATATTTTCTTCCCCCTTCTCTCTTACATTAAACACCATTCCTCTTTTAATATCCTTAAATTCGTGTTTCCTTAAATCGTAACATCTTGTAGAACATCCATTATATTCAGTGAACACAATTATTTAACAGTTCCACCCGCGTCAATTGGCTTTCAATGCTTGCAATGAGTTTTAAGCGCTATTACATGACAATAGGACTTATTTCATCTCATGTCCAGATATCAGGAATTGGATTCGTAACATTGAGCAGCATGCTTCTGACAATGTTAACAAGATATTGGTGGGCAACAAAGCTGACATGGATGAAAGCAAACGGGTATGTCCTCTCTCATTCTCATTTCTACTTATTGGATTATTTTATGTACTTATATGCATTGGGCACATATTTTTatgcatgatgatatctatCAATGTTCTCCTTAGGCTGTGCCAACTTCTAAGGGCCAAGCGCTTGCAGATGAATATGGTATCAAGTTTTTTGAGACTGTAAGTAGCTCTCACGTCTCAATGCACATTGTAATTGCACGCATAAATCACTAATCTATTGGTATTGATTATGCTCTTGCCTGTACAGAGTgctaaaacaaatttgaatgtGGAGGAGGTTTTCTTTTCAATAGCCCGGGACATCAAACAAAGACTTGCAGATACTGACTCAAAATCTGaggttttattttggaccttTTACTAGTTATCATTGATTGTCtcccggtttttttttttgaaccctTTTATAATTGCATTATATCATATGTGATTAAATGCAAGATTTCATGGATGTATTTAGTTTCATGTTTACATCATTGTTGCCTTGCATCCTAAGTTTAACAAAAATCACTCTCCGGGTTGAATTCTCTCATCAGTTCCCTTCTAAGTTTTCCATTTTGTTCTTTGCAGCCCCAGACAATCAAGATTAACCAACCAGACCAGGGAGCAGGGGCTGCCCAAGCCGCCCAAAAATCTGCATGTTGTGGTTCTTAATGGGAAGCTTGAGGGCGTACATTTGActtagaaatttaattttgtcaaCGACTCTGTCATTAATGCATGTATGATTCATGTTATTTTACAGTTGCTACTCATTGGGTGTGAATGGTAGATTTTTTGTATGTCGGGAAATTAATCACGTCAATTTGTTGTTTGCTTAAACCCACTCTTTTTCAGGAGCTTGGTCATGCACATCGTGCCTTTCTTGAAGCCAATAAGGCTCAAAGCAGGAACCACACCATATTTGGCTTATGGTCACAGTGTAGTTAACATTTATGGTACTCCCAAATAACTGAATCTGAGTGACTACGAATCAAATCCACATTGATGCTAGGCATCACACATTCATTCTTCAGTTTGGAGTTTCCAGAAAAAAGCTGAATACCCATTGATTTCAAAGACGTGGATAACATgccaaaatgacaaaattaagaGTTTAAGCCTATGTTTATTTCTGCTGTGTTAGCTTGCAAATGCGCAAACTGAGAAATAACTTTTGTGGTCAAGGAACTTATGATATGGTTTTACCTAAACATACAGAAAATGTTCcattttactccctccggtccttattataagaaaaagttgactttttaggttcatagaataattaatgcATCTTGTTGTaaatatagactaaatacatcGCTTACATAATAAACTAAAAAAGTcatttgtttcttataattAGGACCGAAAGGAGTAATTAATTTGTGGGTGACATTGCTTTCAAGCTGACATTGCTTTCAAGTTGCACCTGACGTGCTAACAATCTTTTTAGAAGTCTAAagaagaaacttttttttgaaaattgtgtattcaacacgttgaaactttaaaaagtaacattttttacataagatttacaaataattttctcttgaaaaatgttaacaagtgttctAAGGGCATTGTTTAAGCATCTAAAAGTAGCAATTTTTTGCATTGGGAATTGTATGGTTATAACTCTAACAAGTGTctaacttatattttcaaggcataatttctttttatggaTTCTTTAAACAACGTCCTTAGAGCATTTGTTAACAAGACCATTTTCTCttttgaatccttaacaagTGCTCTCTCACCGGTGGTTTTAAAAAACCTCGCGAACTGACTTGGGTTACAGGTGTAGTTTTGGGTGTATTGACTGCATCCTTTGGTGTAACCGGTTGTTCCTTACCTTGGGACCAAATTGGTTATTGGGCAGCAAAAATTGTAACAGGTATACCCAACGCTATTCCTGTAATAGGATCGTTGGTGGTAGAGTTATTGCGCGGAAGCGCTAGTGTGGGACAATCTACCTTGACTCATTTTTATAGTTTGCATACTTTTGTATTACCTCTTCTTACTCCCGTATTCATGTTAATGCACTTTCCAATGATACGTAAGCAAGGCATTTCCGGTcctttattgaataaaaaaacgaaaaaacataaatcaatcaTAGATATTTGTAATTAATCATTTTGGGGAGGAGAATAGTATTTCATTGCTACAAATAtgcattattaaaaaatatatataataagacATGTATTTGGATATTTCCATTCaacttaacaaaataaattgcaTTCTTTATTTGATATACACAAATAGTTGAAGGGAACCctccgaaaaaaaaaaaaggattatggGTGTGTGTGACTTAAACTATTGATTGGGCTGTGCAGTATGACTTGATCTTATCTGCCACATTTGAATTCACAATTAAATGTGTCTTTTTTCCAACCACCGCGCCAGTCCCCTACGGAGGATAGGCCGGTTCGCTTGAAGAGAATCTTTTCTATGATCAGACTCTATCATAACTTGCATGAATAGGCTCCGTAATATCCAATAATATAAGTTAAATAATGTGATATTATCCGCATAACCCATATAATATATGTCAAATCAACAATTTAATACGATGCAGAGGACACAACAATACACGATAGGCTGAAAGATAAACATTTAGCTGCACAGAGTAAAATTAAACCGAAATATTGTTGGATATACGCTATAACGAATCCACAGCTAGGGACATAGTTCCTTGCTCGTCAATcgcttgaaaaaaaaaaatcgaaccccaacccctgcatataatatgcaatatttctaccaactgagttaagcttacgGGAATATTTCTTACTGTATTAACTACTAATAAAGAGGATATATGTTTTTCTTAGCCTACATAAATTACCATCAACATTTGTACTCTTAAATCCATTAATTATTACTAAACTTTTATAACGAGACACGTTATGATCAAAACATAGTAGAGAAAAGTGGATAAACATGACTTTAGTCCCTGCATTTTTGgtagttttaaatatatatatttttttgcataAGTATAATCATAGTTTAGAGAATAAATTGGGAGTgatgctaattttttttggcacGAGATGATAAATTCTACTCCCTCTTAAGCTATAAGTCCTTTTTAGCATTTTAcatagattaaaaaatataatcaatttttatatagaaagaaaaattatattataatttacaaaattatccttcattAATGGAatgccaaaaataaattaaagaattaaaagaaaaaaagttaaatatataataggaaaattgacattatatatatatatttgcgtTGATCCACCGATTCTCATGGACTTTGGTAAAATCCATTAAACACTTGTTCCCGTGAGCTTtgttcagttggtagggacaaatgtattttatatgcaggggccggggttcgaaccccgacactccacttctccatatttaaaatgtgtgagcttcagccactaggctacctgacaaaaaaaaaataaaaatccattaaACACTTGAATTCAATTGCGTGATtacattaatatttgtttttgaaggaaacattaatatattattggttattattttttttggtggtgctggggtttgaactccaaaccctgcatatattatgtattgtccatatcaattgagctaaactcacgatgACATTTTATTGGTATATTATAAATTGACTTGGAAcatttttaactatttatattttaggacaatactttttttttaataacaaataaattgatgatttattttaaaaataaaaaataatgaaagaggcttttgtaccaaaataaaataaaaaagggtcaTATATATGCATAAACCCTAACCTAACAATCTCGTGACTGCGGGTTTTCGTTTCGCCTCTTCTTCTCACAACAGCCGACAGCAGCTTCAGCAATGGTGGCGAAGCACTACAGACCCGCCGTGAGTTCTTCTCATCTCTTCAAATCACTTTATCCTTTCACATATTTTTAACTGCTTCCACTTTTTCTATCGTTTTATTCGTTTATCTTTCGGTATTTTAATTGATGGGTAATGATTTTTTCCCCTAAGGATGTGGAGGGTTTAACGTTCATAGCCAATTATCCGTGATGTTAATTTATACGAATTAGCGCAATAAAAGAGCGTATTGACGGACAGCGAGAATAAATTGAGATTGATGATTAATACCTTTTGTTCGTGTGTGAAAATTTGGAATTTGCAATTTAACTATAAGAAAttacaatatttaaaataaattctagcTTTTTCTTCAAATAACGAATCTCTGTGTCGTATTCAGGGGaagaaaaaggaaggaaatGCCGCTAAGTTTGTCACCAGGACACAAGCACTCAAGCAGCTTCAAATCAGTTTACCCCTTTTCAGGTATCGTATGCCGACAAttctattttattatgaaaataatgtTGTATGATGTGAATATTTGATTCTGATATTAGGGTTTATAAATTTTAGGAAACTGTGCATTTTGAAAGGTGTAACTCCGAGGGAACCAAAGAAAAAGTTCAAGGGAAATGATAAGACTTACTACCATGTCAAAGATATTAGCTTTTTACATCATGAGCCTTTGGTTGAAATACATAGAGCAATAAGAGTGCATGAGAGAAAAATTAAGAAAGCCGAGGCAAAGAAAAACGTTGAACGTGCAAATAGGCTACGTGAGAAAACACCCAAACCCAAGATAGATAGGATAATCCGCCAGAGGTACCCAAGATTTGTTGATGCACTTGGAGAATTGGATGACTGTCTTACAATGGTACATCTTTTTGCTGCAGTACCTGCCACTGAAAGCAAAAAAATTGATGTGGAGCTTGTCCACAAATGTCGAAGGTATATATACTTGGAATTATAATCACTTTAGATTAATATGTCATGAAGAATTTAGGTCTTTGTGCCTTAATCTTTACTTTGAAAATAAGGTCTAGGAgagtataatataatttatattagtaTCAACATCTAATTggcattttcatgcatttttttttaaagtgcaACCTATTATGCTGCACTGCAATAATActtatcatatttattattgtCTGCCTATGTTCTAGATTGGCGCATGAATGGCAAGCATTTGTATCTCGTACTCACAAGTTAAGAAAAACATTTGTATCTGTTAAAGGCATATACTACCAGGTACCGTTTGTAGCCATCGATCATGTTCATTGTTAATCATAATTGtacattttataaatatttattatgttgtttgtgCAGGCTGAAGTTGAGGGTCAGAAAATAACATGGTTAACTCCTCATTCACTGCAGCAGGTTGTGTCTGAGGATGTTGACATCCCTACTATGCTAAACTTTCTGCAACTCTATGAGGTCAgtttaattacatatttaaattaagtatgttcatttttttgacaacttgTCAATATGCATATCCGAAGTAATAGGATCATAgatctaaatatattttaatcatgtATACATTTAATTTGAATAA containing:
- the LOC11432353 gene encoding ras-related protein RABE1a, whose translation is MAAPPARARADYDYLIKLLLIGDSGVGKSCLLLRFSDGSFTTSFITTIGIDFKIRTIELDGKRIKLQIWDTAGQERFRTITTAYYRGAMGILLVYDVTDESSFNNIRNWIRNIEQHASDNVNKILVGNKADMDESKRAVPTSKGQALADEYGIKFFETSAKTNLNVEEVFFSIARDIKQRLADTDSKSEPQTIKINQPDQGAGAAQAAQKSACCGS